catcatcggaattctcgtcggaatccgattcatcggagaattggtaatcctcccaatattttgcttccttggcggaaacaccattgaccataattatccttggtcggttggttgaggattttcttttacttaaccgttttattatttcccccaccggttctatttcctcctccggttcctcctcttccggttctgattcttcttccggttctgattcttcttccggttcctcttcgggaacttgtgaatcagtccaatatatattcgactcttcgttattattaggtgagtcaatgggatttgtgctagaggtagacatctatcacacaatatcaaacatgttaagagattaatatatcacataatatatacatgttaatattatatagtttccaacaaaaatgttaagcaatcatttttaaagaaaacacggtcgaagtccagactcactaatgcatcctaacaaactcgataagacacactaatgcaaattttctggttctctaagaccaacgctcggataccaactgaaatgtcccgttcttattgattaaaaacgttccatattaattgttttcgttgcgaggttttgacctctatatgagacatttttcaaagactgcattcattttaaaacaaaccataacctttatttcatcaataaaggtttaaaaagctttacgtagattatcaaataatgataatctaaaatatcctgtttacacatgaccattacataatggtttacaatacaaatatgttacaacaaattaagtttcttgaatgcagtttttacacaatatcatacaagcatggactccaaatctcgtccttatttaagtatgcgacagcggaagctcttaataatcacctgagaataaacatgcttaaaacgtcaacaaaaatgttggtgagttataggtttaacctatatatatatcaaatcataataatagaccaccagatttcatattttaatacacatcccatacatagagataaaaatcattcatatggtgaacacctggtaaccgacattgacaagatgcatatataagaatatccccatcattccgggacacccttcggatatgatataaatttcgaagtactaaagtatccggtactttggatggggtttgttaggcccaatagatctatctttaggattcgtgtcaattagggtgtctgttccctaattcttagattaacagacttaataaaaaggggcatattcgatttcgataattcaaccatagaatgtagtttcacgtacttgtgtctattttgtaaatcatttataaaacctgcatgtattctcatcccaaaaatattagattttaaaagtgggactataactcactttcacagatttttacttcgtcgggaagtaagacttggccactgttgattcacgaacctataacaatatatacatatatatcaaagtatgttcaaaatatatttacaacacttttaatatattttgatgttttaagtttattaagtcagctgtcctcgttagtaacctacaactagttgtccacagttagatatacagaaataaatcgataaatattatcttgaatcaatccacgacccagtgtatacgtatctcagtattgatcacaactcaaactatatatattttggaatcaacctcaaccctgtatagctaactccaacattcacatatagagtgtctatggttgtttcaaaatatatatagatgtgtcgacatgataggtcgaaacattgtatacgtgtctatggtatctcaagattacataatatacaatacaagttgattaagttatggttggaatagatttgttaccaattttcacgtagctaaaatgagaaaaattatccaatcttgttttacccataacttcttcattttaaatccgttttgagtgaatcaaattgctatggtttcatattgaactctattttatgaatctaaatagaaaaagtataggtttatagacggaaaaataaattacaagtcgtttttgtaaaggtagtcatttcagtcgaaagaacgacgtctagatgaccattttagaaaacatacttcaactttgagtttaaccataatttttggatatagtttcatgttcataacaaaaataattttcccagaataacaacttttaaatcaaagtttatcatagtttttaattaactaacccaaaacagcccgcggtgttactacgacggcgtaaatccggttttacggtgtttttcgtgtttccaggttttaaatcattaagttagcatatcatatagatatagaacatgtgtttagttgattttaaaagtcaagttagaaggattaacttttgtttgcgaacaagtttagaattaactaaactatgttctagtgattacaagtttaaaccttcgaataagatagctttatatgtatgaatcgaatgatgttatgaacatcattactaccttaagttccttgaataaacctactggaaaagagaaaaatggatctagcttcaacggatccttggatggctcgaagttcgtgaagcagaatcatgacacgaaaacaagttcaagtaagatcatcacttgaaataagattgttatagttatagaaattgaaccaaagtttgaatatgattattaccttgtattagaatgataacctactgtaagaaacaaagatttcttgaggttggatgatcaccttacaagattggaagtgagctagcaaacttgaaagtattcttgattttatgtaactagaacttgtagaatatatgaagaacacttagaacttgaagatagaacttgagagagatcaattagatgaagaaaattgaagaatgaaagtgtttgtaggtgtttttggtcgttggtgtatggattagatataaaggatatgtaattttgttttcatgtaaataagtcatgaatgattactcatatttttgtaattttatgagatatttcatgctagttgccaaatgatggttcccacatgtgttaggtgactcacatgggctgctaagagctgatcattggagtgtatataccaatagtacatacatctaaaagctgtgtattgtacgagtacgaatacgggtgcatacgagtagaattgttgatgaaactgaacgaggatgtaattgtaagcatttttgttaagtagaagtattttgataagtgtattgaagtctttcaaaagtgtataaatacatattaaaacactacatgtatatacattttaactgagtcgttaagtcatcgttagtcgttacatgtaagtgttgttttgaaacctttaggttaacgatcttgttaaatgttgttaacccaatgtttataatatcaaatgagattttaaattattatattatcatgatattatcatgtatgaatatctcttaatatgatatatatacattaaatgtctttacaacgataatcgttacatatatgtctcgtttaaaaatcattaagttagtagtcttgtttttacatatgtagttcattgttaatatacttaatgatatgtttacttatcatagtatcatgttaactatatatatatccatatatatgtcatcatatagtttttacaagttttaacgttcgtgaatcaccggtcaacttgggtggtcaattgtctatatgaaacatatttcaattaatcaagtcttaacaagtttgattgcttaacatgttggaaacatttaatcatgtaaatatcaatctcaattaatatatataaacatggaaaagttcgggtcactacattctaaGTGCTTCAGACAGAATTAAGTTAtgttgcagacataaaaacaaacagtcttcattaTTCAGCATACAGACCTTCAGACCACATCTTCTTAACAGACATGGTCCgtagatcttcagacaaaaacatcttaaaaaacaaacagcaccgtACACTCATATATATTAAACTACTCTTAAATGATACCTTACACAAGTTTCTTGTTAGTATGGATTGAAGGACATTTAAGGAAACTGACATAAAATTGTGCCGAATCTATAAAAAAACAAGTGGAAATATCACCTTGTGAAGTCATCTTATCTTAGTTCATGTTGTTAAtgcatttattattttattattattactctaattCACAAACTTGCCTACTATTTACTTACTATTCATCGACAGCGACACTTTTTGCACtttaatgacttgtacgttgtgcAGAGGGAAGTTGTACCCACAAGGAGTACTTCACTATCCATCTACagtaaaaaaatctttttttttaaattgtcCCTCTCATTCTCCCCTACAAATTTTACTAAATGACTGCATAAGGACGTTGGCCCTTTTtttaactattttttttaaaaaaacaaaacgATAAAGACTTTTTCCCCTTCTTTTTCCCTACAAATTTTCCTACAATTTCGCCAAAAACGACTCCATCACATTGCCCAAAAACGTCTACAAAACGGTACGGCAACGCGCATCCCCAAACACTAGTTTATTCTAAACTTGATCTAATTACTATTTACTCGTATATGTAATTACTATTTACTCGTATATGTTTTTTGTGGTGTTAATCTTTTTAGTAAAAAGTTGGAGGGTTTTTCTGTCTTTATGGAGAAATTCAAGGTTGCTAAAGATTGGAATGCCTGTGGTCTTATTGTGAAGTCTAGAAGTTCAAGGGTAAAGTATGCAACTTATACATATTCATCATTTACTGTTTATATCTTCATTCACATTCACAATGCGTACAGATTCTGTCTGCAATATTCATCATCTTGTTTATTATATCGAGATTGAGGTTAGTTCTTACAGTTTATGATTCGTTGTAAATGTGATCATATTTATCTTATATAATTCGTTCACTACTCCGATGAACGTCTTGATTTTTATGATGAATACAGTGATTTGTATGTTGTTTGTAAGTTGTAACACAATCTGATACGGTTAAAAAATCTGATACGGTTCGAGGTCTGAAATTAGGGTTTCGATTTATAGATTCTTTCTCTCGTCTATTTCGATACGATTGAGGGAAGATTGAGCtaagaattgttatttttattcgAAATGGAAGTGGTGGTGTAAGGATCATCACCTATTTCAAAATTAGGGTTAGCATGTTCTCGAATCGTTGAAATAACGAATTTTCAACCCTATTTTTAAGCATTTCGAGCATAGAGTACTCCTGAACTGTAGCCAAGGTTTATGTTACAAACTCTTTTTCTTGATTGTGTATAGTTCGATGATAATAGTTTGGATTGTTCATATTAGGAATTCGTACAAGTACGAAGAAGTTAAATTGTCGATAATGAGTAGGAATGTGACGAAATCGGAGGTTAGGGTTTTGACTTAAACTGAGTATAAACTTTATCTACTAAAACTTGATTGATTTTTGGAATACACAAGTCACAAGTAGGTCCCATCTACTTGACTAATTGGAAGAAAATTTCtagctagttaattaaaaataggTGCGTTAATGATATGATAAGCTTAATAATTTGACTATTTCAGAAGTAGTTGGAAACTTGGATTAATTAAACCACTGAAGCCACATTAAATGGACACGTTAGGTTATTGATTTGATGAAGAAACTTTAATAACAACATGAAATATAAATTACTATTATTCTATCTGATGAAATTCTGATATAACAGACTTTTAAAACTTCTAATACCCAAAAAGAACCCATGCAATGACTTGAATCTAAGTCTGATGTTACTCCCTACCATTACCTTTTTATTTCTGGTTTTAGGAACTTCTGGTGCAGTAGACACCATCTGTGTCGATCGAAATATCACAGATGGCGAGACAATCGTTTCAGCAAACGAAATGTTTGAGCTCGGTTTCTTTAGCCCAGGGGGTTCGAAAAATCGATACTTGGGGATATGGTTTAAGAACACATCACCTCACACGGTTGTATGGGTCGCTAATAGAAAATCTGCACTTAACAATACCTCGGGCACGGTCATATTTGGCAGTCATGGGATCCTGTCTATTGTAAATATTGGCGGCACGATCATCTGGTCATCCAGCAAGGCATCTGGCACAAATGTTATTCCCACAGCACAACTCTTGGATACTGGAAATTTGGTAATCAAGGATGAAAATAGTGTCGTTTGGCAAAGTTTTGATTACCTTGGAGATACCTTCATATCAGGAATGAAATTGGGCAAAAACCTCGTTACAGGACGAGAGACGTATTCGAGATCATGGAGGAGTGTGGATGATCCTTTTCCGGGTATGTATACAATTAGGCTCTTTATGGTTAAGGGTAAATATCCGCAAGTATATATCCGTAGAAGTTCTGTTATTCAAACAAGGTTGGGCCCATTTGACGGTGTAGAGTTTGCTGGACGTCCCAACTCTAGACATGACGTTAATCGTATGTATAAAACTGAAATGGTTGTCACTGACAAGGAGATATATTTCAGATATACTGCTAATAGCACCGTACGTGCATCAAGGTCGGTAATGACCCCTGGTGGGAAGCTTGAGATTTGGGTGCTAACTATGCAAAACCATGAATGGATGCAAGATTTTACTATACCGACAGATTATTGTGACAATTATGGATTATGTGGCCCGTATGGAAGCTGTAGTACTGATACATATCCCAATTGCGAATGTTTGAAAGGATTTGAACAAAAAGACGAGCCATACGATTTAAATTCGTATAATTGGACTATTGGATGTAGACGGAGTGTTGCGTTGGATTGTGGGCCCGGAGAGAAATTTATAAAACTATCGAGCATGAAATTGCCAGACACACAGAATGTCGTGTTCGATGGAACCATGAGCCTCCAAGAGTGTGAGGTAGCTTGTAAGGATAACTGCTCATGCACGGCGTATGCAAATCCGAACGTCACTCGAGGTTCTGTTGGATGCTTGCGATGGTTTGGTGATTTGATTGATGTACGAGTGTACTCAATGAATGGGCAAGATCTTTATGTTAGACTGGCAGCCTCCGAATTATTAGGTAATTAAGCCGATACAGTAACttatatatcatattattattattgtcgatgCTTGCTGCAGCTGCTTCAAATATATTTCTTATTCATTTTTATTCTGAGATCTGTAACATGTCTTTTATGTGATGAAATTTCATAGTGTCCAAGTGAAGAACTTGTTTTATGCTTACAAAGAAGTTTTACAATTTGCTGTCATTCATACTGATTATCGTGACTCATTAACAGAAGGAAATTCGATCTCCAAATCTAACTTCAGTAAAAAGTATGGAATACTTATTGCGATCTTATTAACTTCATCCGTCGCGGTGCTTGGGTGTGCGGTGGCGTATGCTTGTAAAAAGAAAAAGATAAAACGTCACATGAAAGGTATATAGAAGTAATTTAAGTAAGAAACAACATGATTCTGCTTATGAAACTATAGTAATCATGCTTAATATTTACAAGCTTTTATCGGTATAAATTTGGGCGGGTTGACTTATTAAGAGAAAATGAACTCATTTTTGTAGGAAACCGATATGCCTTTCATAAAATGAATGCGGCTGTTCAAATTGAAGATCTTGATGAGTTGCCTTTCTTTAGCCTACATGAAATAGCCGAGGCTACAGATAATTTCAGCATCCGCAATAAGATAGGAGAAGGTGGTTTTGGTCCTGTTTACAAGGTAATTTTTTGATACCTTAAAGTATATGATAACACTATCAATAATCAAAACTGTGATCGTTTAATCCGGCTGCTCTGAGTGGTTCACTTGAGAGGAGCACTGTTGTAAACGTCGGCTGACGTGTCGGTTTGGGCACTATCCCGTCCCGGACGGGATAGTGGCCGTCCCAACTCGCCCTAGAACGGCTTAAAAGTCTGTCAAAGCTAAAAGCCTAAAAGGTCGTCGGGCTGAGTCGGCCAAGTCGGGtctgagtcggtcaaagtcaaagttacgtcaattttttttataaaaacatagATTTTGTGTAtatctatgtttgaaatatttattttttatgtttgatatatttatgtgtaatatGTATTTTGTGCATAtatctatgtttgaaatatttttttttatgtttgatatatttatgtgtaatatgtatatgtatatctatttGTTTAATTTTGCTAAACGTTAACCTTGGTCAACACCCGACTCGTCCCCGACTCGACTGACACGTTTCCTACTCGCGACTTTTATAACCTTGGAGAGGAGGATAACTTGTGAGCCGCTTTAACTGGACCAAGTTTGTGTAGTAGTAGACTTGGTGCCCATGAATTAGTGGCCCATTAGAGTTGGTGTTGAAACCACGACTAAAAAATTTGAGCATTTATTATGCCTAATGCGCCCGATCCCACAAACACATAATGACaggaattatgaaaatatcttgttTCATTAGAGAGATAGGAGAATAGGAGAGGACAATGAGTAGCAAAATATATGTGTTTTATATGGTTTATAtaattagatatatgtgttttaTTGTAATGTATCATAGTTAATTCCTTATATGATTAGCAAAATATATGTGTAATGGTAATTGCTTTTTTGATGGTAAATATGtttgcatatatctatatttatgtatttatatatgtatttcgggtgttaaTGGATATATGCATGGATGAAACTATTCATTCACAtctatatccatattcatttagattaattcatatccgtatccatatccatcatGAATCAGgaatcgggtggatatccaccgaatcgggtggccattgccattcCTAGAATTCGATGCAAAGCGAAGAACCTTACCAGGGCTTGACAGGCCGCGAATCCTCTTGAAAGAGAGGGGTGCCTTCGCTGGTGAGTTTTGGAAGGGTCTTGGAACAACATCTTACCTTTTGAAAACACCAAATCATCATTTATTTATATTGTAAACAATTTCACGGGACTTCAAATCATAACAAACTGCTATTTCAGGGTGTGTTAAAAGACAAACGAGAAGTGGCCGTGAAACGGCTGTCAGAAACATCTCACCAAGGGCTTGATGAATTCAAGAACGAAGTCATTTGTATTGCCAAACTTCAGCACCGGAATCTCGTGAAACTTGTTGGATACTGCATTCATCGAAATGAAATGATTTTGATTTATGAATACATGCCTAACAAAAGCTTGGACGCATTCATATTCTGTTTGGCTCACTACTTTCTTATTGTGCATTGCATCTATACCACATGCATACTTGTTCTGTCCAACAGAAATTATATACTGATATGAAGATTATGCAAGAAACTCGGTCAATGAGATTCAACTAGAAAACTTGTTTTTAAACTTGGATCCTAATTATCACCTTTTTACCATAGTACTGTGTACTATTTCTGTTAAATTTTTCACCACATGAATAATAGATGAATAAAACACATTGACTAATTGAGTGGTTATCTTATTTTTTTACAGATGAAACCAGAAGGTCAATACTTGATTGGCCGAAGCGATTTCATATAATTAATGGGATGGCTAGAGGTATTTTATATCTACATCAGGATTCACGTCTTCAAATCATACATAGAGATCTCAAGGCAGCTAATATTCTCCTGGATAATGATATGAACCCTAAAATCGCAGACTTTGGGCTTGCCAGAAAGTTTGTAGGATCTGATAATTCTGTTAAGACAAAGAGAGTCATGGGAACATAGTAAGAATCTTGAAACAGTTGTCTTTTTTATTTTGCTTTTGTGCGATAATTATCTGCAAACCAAAAAAATCTAGTATGCTGGTTTATGAATAATCCTAATTAATGTTTCTGCAGCGGCTATATTTCACCGGAATATGCATTACACGGGCAATTTTCTACAAAGTCGGATGTGTTCAGTTTTGGTGTTTTAGTGTTGGAGATAGTTAGTGGTAACAAAAACAGAGGATTCTCCCATGAAGATCATAGTGACACCCTTCTTGGACATGTAAGTTAATCTGATTGGTTTAACCCAAAACCAGTTTTTTATTACTTTATATACTAATTAATTCCTACACCCTCCGTCCCATAATAATTGTCCCCTTAAATTTTTGTTGGTATAAAGATGGATTTGATATATGTTAGTTTTGCTCTTATTTTCAAGGTAAATttgactaattttttttttttttttttttttttttttttttttttttttttttggcaaaaaacgaaaacttaaataaaaacggaaaacgttttcgaaaagaaaacgTTTTCAACAAAGGATACAATAGAGAAACCCCAATGAGGCTCGTACCTAGAAAGCGACAAACATACAGATTATCTACCGAGCCTCATCGAACCAAAAATCTAAACAACTTGGGGCTAAACAACAAATAAAATATAGACCCGAAGGACACTACGAAACACGACGATGAACAAACCGACTCAAATATCTTTGATAAACACGCCGAATTTTTTCATTTCAGCGCCCTGAACCAATTGTTTCTTCTTCCCCTTTTGTTGATACCTGTTTTTTAACGGCACACAAAGGACTTCACTATGATTAACAAGAGTAGCATTAACCGGTTCGCTCTCCTCGGTCATTTTCGTCATCATGGCATCAAAAGCCGCGATAGCCTCGGTCATTTTTTCATTCTCCAAAGCCGATGAACCACCTTTACTTGACTCCGCAAAACCGCTCTTCTTGATCACCTTGCCACCCATAAACAAATTCTGAATAGCATCCCCGTAATCCAAATCATCATCTCGATCAATGAGCTTATAAGAACCCGATTGTGGAAGCGACATTCCTACTCGACCTCATGTTCACGTCTCCGAGTTGACTTCTAGGAACATTCCTATTCAGAACGTACCACGATTTGCAAAAACCTTCGCACGAGGGGTCTTCACAATCGCAATATTCTCTTCCGCTACGCCCTATCAAAACCAGTAACGACCTATCTTCGTTCGTTTCATCCTTTCGAGTTGCCTTTATTTcttccttctttttcttcttctccatcTTCAAACGAGACAATCGTTCTGCAAACGTGATGTTATCGTCATTTAAGTCTAATTTTTCAGGAGAGGCAGCAAGAACTACACATTTTGAGCCCTGCCCAGGCCCAAGATCAGGCCTGATAAAATCAACAGAAGCAGTAGCTGTAGCAGGGCCATGATTTGGCCCATTAACTGTCCTGATAGCTGCAACTGGGCCATGCTTTGGCCCACTAACTGGCCTGACTTCATCTTGACAGCAAGCAGCATTTTTGACAGAACCATTACTTGGCTCCTGAACAACATCCATATCCTCTTTTGAACCCGCATCATGAACAGACTTCGACCCGAAATCAGCCGATCGAACTGGACTACTCACGAGCCCACTTGTAACCTTCCTAACACTAGAACCAGGGTCCAAAACGGGAGATTTGAAAGGAACCAAAAAACAAAGGTGAACGAACATGTTCATGAGAAGCTGTCGATGGTTGAACACATCCAGAACCAAACCCGGAATTACGAAGGGGTGAATGAATGTCGGACGCAATCCCATCAATACTAAAGACCCGAGAAGGGGTGTTCAAACTATTTGAAATGACAAACCGATTCGTTGACAACATCAAATTCATATCAAAAACGTCATTTACAACCCGATTCAACACATTCAAATCCGAGACCTCAGAAACCCACACATCGCATCTAGAACAAAACGACTCATCGTCTTCTAAGTCTTCTAAGTCAACTTCAACAACGTCGTGAATATGTTTCGGTTTGACCGATTTAATGAAAGCAAATAGTGACCCGACATTGTTCAAGGAAGATGAAGCGTTACCGATCGAAATAACATCGCCAAACAATTCAGCCACAGTAATGACGCTCTCCTTTGAAGCACATGTAACTGGAATTCCTCTGGAATTCCCGAAATTTTTATCCACGCGTACCGATGATACGTATTTGCCAAAGACGAAAAAGGAGAGATAACCACAAAATCACTCGATCTtgtgttaataatattattgtaactCGCGGTATCCCCGCAAATACAAATACACCCGTAAGGCCCGAACTTACAAATGTGTGCGACGTGGGCATTGTGCGCAATCAAAAAAGATGAGACCTTAGTTTCCGCAATCGGGACTAAATCGATCAAGATCACCGACAGTGCAATTTGATTCACGATAAGATTATTATGCTTAACCTTGCACCTTAACTTTGGGTTCATAGAAAAACGCGCACGACTTGAACCACCAATCTTCGGATCCTTCGGCCATCCAACATATATGGGTCTTCCAAAAAGCTTCGATCCATTTAAGGTTTTGACAGCATTCCTAGCTGCAGAATTATCGCTAAAAGAAACAAAAGCATACCTTCTTCCGGACCAATATTTGTTCTCGGTAATAACTCCTACTTTCCCAAAAGTAGATTCAATCATGTTTCTAGTTACCGTCTTGTCTAAGCGACCAATGAAAACCGTGCTCTGACCTGACTCAGAGTTTCCAGATTCTGACCGGAAACCAGTAGCTCCCTGACCTGCTGGTACACCCTGTTCTGCCGGAAAATCAGTACGGTTGCTGATGATGTTTTCAGCAGGAAAAACCACCAGGTCCTGAGGAGCCAGAAGGAGGAACCTCCTCCGATGTTAACGGTACTGTAGATGGAGGTGCAAGGTTAAGCATAATAATCTTATCGTGAATCAAATTGCACTGTCGGTGATCTTGATCGATTTAGTCCCGATTGCGGAAACTAAGGTCTCATCTTTTTTGATTGGGCACAATGCCCACGTCGCACACATTTTACGGGTGTATTTGTATTTGCAGGGATACCGCGAGTTACAATAATATCATTAACACAAGATCGAGTGATTTTGTGGTTATCTCTCCTTTTTCGTCTTTGGCAAATACGTATCATCGGTACGCGTGGATAGAAATTACTGATAATAACCAGGCGTCACTTTTTGACGTCAAATTACGTGGATTCACATGTCATCTGTTTGACGCCCCTAACGCGGCGTCAAAATTTGACGGAATGGGGCGTCAGTTACAAATCTGACGGAAGGATAAAGTTGTGTCAAATTTTGATGAACCAATCAGATTTTAccaattatttttatatattattaattattatatttatacccaactaccaataatattttaccacatcaccaccACAATATTTAACACTCAAATTTGACACTCCCCTTTAAAAAACTTCATCTCTTGACCTTGACACATCATCGAAAAGTACACTACTTGCCTTTGACATCATAGTTAGGGTTA
This genomic window from Rutidosis leptorrhynchoides isolate AG116_Rl617_1_P2 chromosome 2, CSIRO_AGI_Rlap_v1, whole genome shotgun sequence contains:
- the LOC139893637 gene encoding G-type lectin S-receptor-like serine/threonine-protein kinase At4g27290 isoform X1; this encodes MLLPTITFLFLVLGTSGAVDTICVDRNITDGETIVSANEMFELGFFSPGGSKNRYLGIWFKNTSPHTVVWVANRKSALNNTSGTVIFGSHGILSIVNIGGTIIWSSSKASGTNVIPTAQLLDTGNLVIKDENSVVWQSFDYLGDTFISGMKLGKNLVTGRETYSRSWRSVDDPFPGMYTIRLFMVKGKYPQVYIRRSSVIQTRLGPFDGVEFAGRPNSRHDVNRMYKTEMVVTDKEIYFRYTANSTVRASRSVMTPGGKLEIWVLTMQNHEWMQDFTIPTDYCDNYGLCGPYGSCSTDTYPNCECLKGFEQKDEPYDLNSYNWTIGCRRSVALDCGPGEKFIKLSSMKLPDTQNVVFDGTMSLQECEVACKDNCSCTAYANPNVTRGSVGCLRWFGDLIDVRVYSMNGQDLYVRLAASELLEGNSISKSNFSKKYGILIAILLTSSVAVLGCAVAYACKKKKIKRHMKGNRYAFHKMNAAVQIEDLDELPFFSLHEIAEATDNFSIRNKIGEGGFGPVYKGVLKDKREVAVKRLSETSHQGLDEFKNEVICIAKLQHRNLVKLVGYCIHRNEMILIYEYMPNKSLDAFILDETRRSILDWPKRFHIINGMARGILYLHQDSRLQIIHRDLKAANILLDNDMNPKIADFGLARKFVGSDNSVKTKRVMGTYGYISPEYALHGQFSTKSDVFSFGVLVLEIVSGNKNRGFSHEDHSDTLLGHAWRLYKENRSIELMCPSLRDSCIISEVLRSIHVGLLCVQHHAQDRPTMFSVVLMLVSEGVLPKPKQPAFFTGPSEVQSLSSGNEYTITQLYAR
- the LOC139893637 gene encoding G-type lectin S-receptor-like serine/threonine-protein kinase At4g27290 isoform X3; amino-acid sequence: MFELGFFSPGGSKNRYLGIWFKNTSPHTVVWVANRKSALNNTSGTVIFGSHGILSIVNIGGTIIWSSSKASGTNVIPTAQLLDTGNLVIKDENSVVWQSFDYLGDTFISGMKLGKNLVTGRETYSRSWRSVDDPFPGMYTIRLFMVKGKYPQVYIRRSSVIQTRLGPFDGVEFAGRPNSRHDVNRMYKTEMVVTDKEIYFRYTANSTVRASRSVMTPGGKLEIWVLTMQNHEWMQDFTIPTDYCDNYGLCGPYGSCSTDTYPNCECLKGFEQKDEPYDLNSYNWTIGCRRSVALDCGPGEKFIKLSSMKLPDTQNVVFDGTMSLQECEVACKDNCSCTAYANPNVTRGSVGCLRWFGDLIDVRVYSMNGQDLYVRLAASELLEGNSISKSNFSKKYGILIAILLTSSVAVLGCAVAYACKKKKIKRHMKGNRYAFHKMNAAVQIEDLDELPFFSLHEIAEATDNFSIRNKIGEGGFGPVYKGVLKDKREVAVKRLSETSHQGLDEFKNEVICIAKLQHRNLVKLVGYCIHRNEMILIYEYMPNKSLDAFILDETRRSILDWPKRFHIINGMARGILYLHQDSRLQIIHRDLKAANILLDNDMNPKIADFGLARKFVGSDNSVKTKRVMGTYGYISPEYALHGQFSTKSDVFSFGVLVLEIVSGNKNRGFSHEDHSDTLLGHAWRLYKENRSIELMCPSLRDSCIISEVLRSIHVGLLCVQHHAQDRPTMFSVVLMLVSEGVLPKPKQPAFFTGPSEVQSLSSGNEYTITQLYAR
- the LOC139893637 gene encoding G-type lectin S-receptor-like serine/threonine-protein kinase At4g27290 isoform X2, whose product is MLLPTITFLFLVLGTSGAVDTICVDRNITDGETIVSANEMFELGFFSPGGSKNRYLGIWFKNTSPHTVVWVANRKSALNNTSGTVIFGSHGILSIVNIGGTIIWSSSKASGTNVIPTAQLLDTGNLVIKDENSVVWQSFDYLGDTFISGMKLGKNLVTGRETYSRSWRSVDDPFPGMYTIRLFMVKGKYPQVYIRRSSVIQTRLGPFDGVEFAGRPNSRHDVNRMYKTEMVVTDKEIYFRYTANSTVRASRSVMTPGGKLEIWVLTMQNHEWMQDFTIPTDYCDNYGLCGPYGSCSTDTYPNCECLKGFEQKDEPYDLNSYNWTIGCRRSVALDCGPGEKFIKLSSMKLPDTQNVVFDGTMSLQECEVACKDNCSCTAYANPNVTRGSVGCLRWFGDLIDVRVYSMNGQDLYVRLAASELLEGNSISKSNFSKKYGILIAILLTSSVAVLGCAVAYACKKKKIKRHMKGNRYAFHKMNAAVQIEDLDELPFFSLHEIAEATDNFSIRNKIGEGGFGPVYKGVLKDKREVAVKRLSETSHQGLDEFKNEVICIAKLQHRNLVKLVGYCIHRNEMILIYEYMPNKSLDAFILDETRRSILDWPKRFHIINGMARDFGLARKFVGSDNSVKTKRVMGTYGYISPEYALHGQFSTKSDVFSFGVLVLEIVSGNKNRGFSHEDHSDTLLGHAWRLYKENRSIELMCPSLRDSCIISEVLRSIHVGLLCVQHHAQDRPTMFSVVLMLVSEGVLPKPKQPAFFTGPSEVQSLSSGNEYTITQLYAR